A region from the Alnus glutinosa chromosome 5, dhAlnGlut1.1, whole genome shotgun sequence genome encodes:
- the LOC133869049 gene encoding uncharacterized protein LOC133869049, with amino-acid sequence MDDPGTSSLNFNVVNWADNMDDEPNLDNMDDDEDENDGLRYTQKVLEELENSFHRLFNVLQELNYTIQHMDRVVRIPQCTSSLTGAMWIHWVLSNPNPNTCYERFRMFPPTFMKLCCTLKHNGYLGSSRYVKITEQVAAFCLIVAQAQSQRTVCDRLQRSTATISKYCHRVCKALCRLGKTIIQPCSTEIPHPYVAHNLRFYPWFKYCIGAIDGTHMMARVTNHNDVPFRGKSSTPTQNVKCVTNFDLCFTFVCNGWEGSAHDARIFTETINDPTMNFPTLDEGYYYLVDSAYGCYKGFLPPYRNERYHLETFRRGQPQPRTDKELFNYRHSSLRSMVERTFGILKNWFPILENMPLYEVLDQRLLVIVCCTIHNFICKDCGDIDPLFRHALQQLYGEAWIDVS; translated from the exons ATGGATGACCCTGGTACATCGAGCTTGAACTTCAATGTTGTAAACTGGGCAGATAATATGGATGATGAACCCAATTTGGATAACATGGATGACGATGAAGATGAGAACGATGGGCTAAGGTACACACAAAAGGTCCTTGAAGAGTTAGAGAACTCATTTCATAGACTGTTCAATGTGCTCCAAGAATTGAATTATACGATACAACACATGGACCGAGTTGTGCGCATTCCACAATGCACGTCTTCTTTGACGGGCGCAATGTGGATCCATTGGGTTTTGAGCAATCCTAACCCGAATACATGCTATGAGCGCTTCAGAATGTTTCCCCCCACATTCATGAAACTATGTTGTACCTTAAAACATAATGGTTATCTCGGAAGTAGCCGCTATGTTAAAATCACTGAGCAAGTAGCAGCCTTTTGCCTAATAGTTGCACAAGCACAGTCACAGAGGACGGTGTGTGACAGGCTACAGCGATCAACTGCCACAATTAGCAAATATTGTCATCGCGTATGCAAGGCACTTTGCAGGTTGGGAAAGACGATTATACAACCTTGTAGCACGGAGATTCCTCATCCTTATGTCGCCCATAATTTGCGATTTTACCCGTGGTTTAAG TATTGTATAGGTGCTATCGATGGCACACATATGATGGCGCGCGTGACGAATCACAATGATGTCCCTTTTCGAGGCAAAAGCTCAACCCCGACACAAAATGTGAAGTGCGTGACGAACTTCGACCTTTGTTTCACGTTTGTCTGCAATGGTTGGGAGGGTAGCGCACACGACGCTAGAATTTTCACTGAGACAATAAACGATCCAACCATGAACTTCCCAACACTAGACGAAG GATATTATTATTTAGTGGATTCAGCTTATGGTTGCTACAAGGGGTTCCTACCTCCATATCGAAATGAAAGATACCACTTGGAAACCTTTCGCCGGGGCCAACCCCAACCCAGGACTGATAAAGAGTTGTTTAACTACCGACACTCTTCACTGCGATCGATGGTGGAGCGGACATTTGGGATTTTGAAGAATTGGTTCCCAATTTTGGAAAATATGCCCCTGTACGAGGTACTGGACCAACGATTACTTGTGATTGTGTGTTGTACTATACACAACTTCATCTGCAAGGACTGTGGGGATATTGATCCATTATTCAGACACGCTCTACAACAACTATACGGCGAAGCTTGGATCGATGTATCATAG
- the LOC133869050 gene encoding uncharacterized protein LOC133869050, with protein MDIRSPTRQQQLLNQSVYSGSNRFRAARGSSCLAFSGACPAGGSTTSAVTGPSTRSRSQVLSGWKENRERCHMSMLHVSPQGSILDQPHPPPRSKPRKIKWTEEHELTLVYELLDLATQGVRQSFKGHFANITANLNKRVEGDGVQYSQDQVSKKIEKLRENWKNFTDLLIGHIATGAGWNEVDNTVALDERQWEQLKTQHGTKKYYKFRNGAPANYSLLNNIFGGTTATGRYRHASTRSPSESLENDDIVCVDLNLTPAIIDLTEPQLPPSRTHKRKGKRVASPTDHSPHSSKRSSKGEAVLHDLNQEFYKIADHIERTLIKTDTIGSVWNAGCSTGRGRDWLLDAVAIIDTLAPEFGLDAHQQRKACEAMTINNYAKLFVAMPVACQRDWMMSFVRGDDN; from the exons ATGGATATACGATCTCCCACACGGCAGCAGCAGCTCTTAAACCAGTCGGTGTATAGTGGGTCCAATAGATTTCGGGCTGCACGGGGAAGCAGCTGCTTGGCCTTCAGTGGTGCATGCCCGGCCGGAGGGTCGACGACTTCTGCAGTGACGGGCCCCAGTACCAGATCACGTTCAcag GTTTTGTCTGGTTGGAAGGAAAATAGGGAAAG ATGTCATATGTCAATGCTCCACGTAAGTCCCCAAGGAAGCATCCTGGACCAGCCCCATCCACCACCACGGTCGAAACCCCGTAAAATAAAATGGACCGAAGAGCATGAGTTGACATTAGTTTATGAACTGTTGGATCTGGCAACACAAGGTGTGCGACAGTCATTCAAGGGCCATTTCGCCAACATTACTGCTAATTTGAACAAACGTGTCGAGGGGGATGGCGTCCAGTACAGTCAAGACCAAGTGTCAAAGAAGATAGAGAAGTTGAGAGAGAACTGGAAGAACTTCACTGACCTCCTTATTGGCCACATTGCGACTGGAGCGGGTTGGAACGAGGTCGACAACACGGTTGCGCTAGATGAGCGTCAATGGGAACAACTGAAAACG CAACACGGcacaaagaaatattacaaattcaggAATGGCGCACCGGCGAACTACTCCCTATTGAACAACATCTTTGGAGGGACAACTGCAACCGGTCGGTATAGACATGCTAGCACACGGTCCCCCTCGGAAAGTTTGGAGAACGACGACATTGTATGCGTCGACCTTAACCTCACACCGGCCATAATCGACCTCACCGAACCCCAACTTCCTCCCTCACGGACTCACAAGAGGAAGGGTAAGCGGGTTGCATCCCCGACAGACCATTCGCCACACAGTAGCAAAAGGTCGTCGAAAGGAGAGGCGGTTTTGCATGACCTCAATCAAGAATTCTACAAAATCGCAGATCATATTGAGCGTACGCTTATCAAGACCGATACCATTGGATCTGTTTGGAATGCAGGTTGTAGCACTGGGCGTGGACGAGATTGGCTCCTTGACGCAGTTGCCATAATAGACACATTGGCCCCTGAGTTTGGATTGGATGCCCATCAACAACGTAAGGCGTGTGAAGCCATGACCATCAACAATTACGCGAAGCTTTTTGTAGCGATGCCAGTTGCTTGCCAAAGAGATTGGATGATGAGCTTTGTTCGGGGCGATGACAATTGA